In Helicoverpa armigera isolate CAAS_96S chromosome 17, ASM3070526v1, whole genome shotgun sequence, the sequence ccaaaaACGTGCTTGTATACCGTTAACCAAACAAAACAGACGTTACTCTCTCTATAAAATAGCTGTAATGATTCACGAACACTTTGATAATGACGTTCTGCGCCCGAAATGATCGATACAGCGATTCGACACGGCACCGTATGCTCAATAAACATATGATCCGCAAGCTCGATAACGCGCGACTATTGATTATGTATTAAACAtcaatgttttgtaaataatttacacaGAAACGTGTCAAACGTGTAGCTGCAACAGGGAAATGTAAATTCACTTCCGTAAACCTTTTGTTGACAGCCCTGCCCTCATAAACAACGACCCTTTGTCCCAGCTAGAGATAATCAATAAGCGCACCCCACAGTCAAGACATTAATTTTTATGCCACATAtgaaaattagataaatatgGTACTTACAGTTATGTTTGCatgtatttcatatttctttCCATTTTTGCCAACGAATCTGCAGGTCAGTTCGTCGACACTGGCTGACATTATCTGAAACCGTTCATGGTTTTTTGGAAACACTTGTTCTAATGTTTTGATTTCTAACTTAAGTGTATTTAAGCAAGCCATTAGTGTTTGTTGAAACACTAATTCTAAACTAACTAATAGTTATCCACGATAAAATACATGAGAATAAATTTTACGTTCACTCCGCGACCAAGCAAAATGGCGGAACGTAATGGcggaaattattataaaaaatactgtttgcTGACGATAGAGGGCGACTAGACAGATGGAGAATGGTGAACGTTCTATTTATTATCTATCCTATTTTTGGACGTTGCAACCCCAGTAGACTAAATGCACATTTTTTACAAATCaatgaaagtaatttttgtaacaatctttttaattatatttttaatttatatatcaCATTATTTATCCTAACTACTAGCCTTTCATATAGAATTTTTGCGTGTGCcaactaacataatattctaattataagcaattaattagcaattaattaattataagcaattaattaaaaaaataatttcatacaatTTTCTAATTATAAGCAAGTGACACAAAAAATCAATTTAGAGTTCAATGGTGAtcagttaacaaaaaaatgcaGTGCTAAATTTTTAGGATTAATTCTGGACCAAAACTGTAATTGGAAATTGCATATTGATACTGTCTGTAAAAAACTTAATAGATTTGTATATGCCCTGAAGAAACTAAGACAATGCGCTGATTCTCACACTGCCCTTACCGCATATTATGGATATGTTCAATCTATTCTAAGGTATGGTTTGGTTCTCTGGGGTAATTCTACAGacataaacaaagtttttgttGTACAAAAAAAGTGTATTCGTGCTATTTGCGGTGTTGGCCCACTCGAATCTTGTAGACCTCTTTTCAAAAAACTACGTGTAATGACTCTAATATCCTTATATATAGCTGAGATAGGTATGTTTGTTAGAAACCATCCTCACCTTTATCCCAAAGTTAGTGATGAttgtaaaggacaatgggcacaaatatatgggacctggtataccccaccaataggaatgtcatatataccattggataggtctttttatgtagaacaatatttactaagacagctttgttgaaatgtttgtccgttctgagatatagatcaaaaactgtgcaaaagttagaactaaataatctattgatcactcaagtttttaaaggaaaatctaagtactaccaagtgtaagtcttgtaagtgctacctgctgtgcccgttagggtccataattgttactattaggtatgtagcatttcaaccttttacaacggacaaacaatagaacaaagctgtcatagtaaatattgttccaattaaaaagacctatccaacgatatatatgactttgctattggtgcggtttctcattacgcccaaaatccagttgatacaataaaaggttgaaatgctacataatagtaacaattatggaccctaacgggcacagcaggtagcacttacaagacttacacttggtagtacttagattttcctttaaaaacttgagttatcaatagattacttagttctaacttttgcacagtttttgatctatatctcagaacggacaaacatttcagcaaagctgtcatagtaaatgttgttctacataaaaaggcctatccaatgatatatatgacattgctattggtggggtataccaatctgcccattgtcctttaggcAGAGAGATCCTACTAAATTAAGAATGGAAAGATGTAGAAGTACCTTACATAAGAAAAATAGTCGAATGATGGTaattaacatatataataaaattcctAGAGAAATTAGAGAGCTAcctaaagttttaaaaagaagtTAAAAGCTTGGCTTATTGAAGGGTGCTTCTACACAATAGAAGAATAcattaattatagaaattagtttttatatataagcGTTATAGTTTTAagcataatttatgttataattttcgcATGCCTACTGAAGGCGAGATATGTTgtgacttttttttgtttttaccaccTTTTGTGTAAACCATATCTcggcgaataaatattttcatttcatttcatttcatttcataactGCAATGAGTCTCTCTCTTATAGCTTATGTTTTTGTATTCTTAAAAAAGATTCACAAATGCAATCTGGCATAAACACATAGTATGGGTTGACAACTGGGGCGACTTTCTATTTCTATTCctcaaaataagataaaattatattattatgatatccTCCTAGttgattatcggctacggcggcggttctcattattatgtattaaggagatcagccaactgtgCAGGACTCTATAATAAGTATGTCctgcatttgtgcagacaccgATGCACTCCCTATTTTTACACTCTCAtacatagtccgatgggacggtaatccgacacgacctgAGAGAGGGACCGACATTTACCACAACATATATTAGAGGTACTACAATAGACTTTCAATAGAAATGGATGTTTGAAAATACTAAATAAGATTTTGCCATCTCAATGAACAAGACTTGCACAAGAGTGCGCGAGTGGAGGATATTAATACAAAACGTAAAGACCAAATAAATAGGCAGTAACCTTGGTGACTGacttcaatttatattttcagttataATTTCGTCTTTCTGGGATTCTTGGCAACACTGTGAAAAACTGAAAACGTCAATGTGAAGTTTCGATCCACAGATAAAAAATGAACAAATTATTTTGGAAGTTCGCAAGTTCGCAAGTTTTGTCCTTTTGTTtgtttacgaaataaaatacagattttataattaaaaatgggCCGAAGCCCTTCTCCTAGCAGAGGCAGTCATTACAAAAGAAGGCGTTCACGTTCCCGTGATCGAGATAGACATAAAATTCGAAAGATAAGTCCGTCTCCTTCAACATCCAAAAGTGATGAAGATTTTAGTTTTACGAACTACAAGCGGGATTTTAATAAGATACTTCAATATAGCAATGAAAGTAACACTGTTGTTAATAACTTGGACGACTTTTGGACTTTTTTGAAGAAATACGAAGCTACCTTGAAGAAAGCTGGGAAACCTATAATAGATTTTGGGCCTGAAGAAAATAGTGATGAAAATAGTTACTCTAAATTCCATTGTATTAATTTTACGACATCTATAAAATATGTGGACACTGTCTCTCATGATAGAGACAGGAGGAAGCTGGATAGCAAATTGTTTAAAGCGTTTTTGAATATTGTGTCTGTTTACATTGATTTTAAGAATAAGGAGAAGTTTGATAAGCTTAGAAAATTAAGGCAGGCACAGAAAGATTTACCTGTTGCTAAGTATAGGTAACTATAAGGGTTTTTCATTTATTCTAATAGTATAAAGCTAATGAGTTCGTTTGAACACAGTTATCTCTGGAACAACAACTGTCCCTTAGACAACCCACTGACAGCCGGGTAGCCTATTTAATGAGAAAAGCTATAGACTAAACTGTTTATCCAGAATATGCAATTGTTACTATTGGAGTTGTATGAATCTGCCAGTAGAAGGTAGTACTTTAACAATCATCATGAAAATAGTGCTACTCATAGTGCTAGTCATCCTTGATATACTtagttttgatatttaattaactatttttggtttgaagtaaaactgtaacaaaaattatttatttcagaaatgaaATAGTAGCTGCAGTACAAAATGAGAGAGTGGTGGTTGTAGCCGGGGATACAGGTTGTGGAAAATCTACACAGGTGCCACAGTATTTACATCAAGCTGGATTTGAGAGTATTGGTAAGCAAACTTTTCCTTATTCATGGACCTCTGTTCAAGTTATAGGCAACAGTAAGTTCTTGGCAACTCTATGAAATGTTATTGCACTACTGAAAGCCTGAAGCAATGCTGATCCAACTCTCAAAAAAGTTAAGGAGGGAGACATCCATCTGGCTCAAAATACACATACATTCACATTCAGTATATGCAGGATTACATAAGGTAGTACATAATAAGGGTAATATTATATCGGAGCCATACGGATATGCTTATAggtgtacatatacatataatggtGTATGTAAGAAAGTttggggtgctgtccttttccTATTTTGGACTTTTTAACTAGCGtactttcaatattaattttaacttgtGACTGTATATCTTTTCACAGCATGTACTCAACCCAGAAGAATAGCCTGCGTCTCCCTATCGAAGCGAGTGGCCTACGAGATGTTGACACAGTTTGAAACTAAAGTCGGTTATCAGATCCGATTTGAGAAGAGCAAGACAGCTGACACCaagatttgttttattactgaaGGATTGCTGCTTAGACAGGTCAGGtacagtatttttttgaaaataaaataagtaaacatCTAAAATTCTCATTAAGGGATGTGCCCGGGATTGTCACATTTTTTTAACCTGTTGAACGACTTCCCGCTCATGGATAGAAAGTAgcagtaatattttacatatatcaGAACTTATATTTGTCgtcgtggcctagtgggtaaaggaccaacctctcaagtatgagggcgcgggttcgatcccaggtcaggcaagtaccaatgcaacttttcgaagtttgtatgtactttctaagtatatcttagacattaagtatatcttggctgtgtttcggatggcacgttaaactgtaggtcccggctgtcattgaacatccttgacagtcgttacgggtagtcagaagccagtaagtctgacaccaggtctaaccaaggggtatcgggttgcccgggtaactgggttgaggaggtcagataggcagtcgcttcttgtaaagcactggtactcagctgaatccggttagactggaagccgaccccaacatgattgggaaaaggctcggaggatgatgatgatcagaACTTATATTTCTGCaatgtataatatgtaataatttCCATCGTTTTTGTAAGACACATACATCGAAACTTTCGCTTTTGTATTGCAGTTGTGCTTGATTTTAATAAGCCTCTAGCCCTTGAATTGATGACCACAATTTAATGCGATGACATCATTTAATCTGTTTTACTCTATAACAATTTCAGATGTCTTCAGAAAATCTTCCAAACTATGATGTCATAATTCTAGACGAGGTCCACGAAAGACATTTGATGGGAGATTTCTTGCTCGGTATTTTGAAGTGCCTTATACACACTAGAACTGATATCAAACTGGTTCTCATGTCTGCTACTATCAATATTAAGCTGTTTGAAGACTATTTTTCTGCTGAATCTGCTGTTGTTATACaggtaaataaatcttaatttacTGTATAAATTTTtcttcaattaatttttatttattagttttctcACTAATGAAAGTATCCCTTTGGTCATATACTAACGGAGGAACTATTTGAAAACCCCGATAGAAAGTAATTCATACCCTtgctcgataaatgggttatataaactgaaagatttttttatttggatcagtggttcttaagaTTTgtgagttcaaacaaacaaacctgttcatcagctttttaatattggTATATTTCTTTTTACGCCATTCATTTGCTTTCAGGTGCCTGGTCGTTTGTTTCCTAtacaattaaactataagccagTATTTATTGAAGACAAGCCTACAAGAGATGACCGGCTTGACCCACAGCCTTATGTTCAAGTTATGCAGCTCATTGATAGTAAATACCCACGTatgtatcaattatttttataatgtaaacagataagttattaaaaataaaaaacacgctttttgtaacgattcttagctagtcatgtattgtcatcagaacccagagcgtgtgcaaaatttcatcctaatcgaagaccgggaagtggatAAATCTAAGATTccaatattttcttacatttacaAATGACGcgaataagcgtgttaaaaacagaaaaaaaaaatatggatatcACACAAAAACATCATCTTTCTTTAGAAATCGACTAAAAGAGAGAAAAAGAAACTAGTAGAACTCTTAAAATGAGCTTAATTCTTATATCTAGTAAGTATATACATACACAGACATATAGGTATTCAAATCAGTTGTTTTACCATTTGCGACGAAATATTCAACTGCAAGAGGAACCAAATCCagcagatttttaaatatttctatttgTCCTAAACTTGACTCCTATGATGATAACGTTTATAGTACGCTATAAAAGAGATACTTATTTCCAGGAGACGAAAGAGGAGACCTTCTTATATTTATGTCGGGAGTACAAGAAATAACAGCCATATGTGATGCAGCTCAGCAGTATGCAGAGAAAACTAAAAATTGGATTGTGTTGCCACTACACAGTGGGTTATCACTGGCTGAACAGGATAAGGTATGCATACTCTTTTGATAATACTTTTTTGTAATTGGCTGATACGAAACCACCCAAAAAAATTATTTCgactgattttatttcatttcatagtTAGAAACGATTCTTCGATATATTTTACTACTGGTCACCGCTATTACGTCATACTTCGCCTTTAAATTTGTTCAACGGCTTTAACAGTACAGGTACAGGGTAGAGTAGTATCTTATATTGTTCCTAAATTTCTACCTAAAAGAAGTTTTTCTTCCACAGGTTTTCGACTATCCACCAGAAGGAGTCCGAAAATGTATAGTATCTACGAACATAGCAGAAACCTCTGTTACTATTGATGGAATAAGATTCGTGGTCGATTCTGGCAAGGTTAGTTTTAGATGGTTTTACATTTCTTCCATACAGTTAAATATCATTATGTCGCTTTGCGCAAAGACGCGCACCTATGTAACTATTTGCTCAACGTTGCGCAATTTTGCGCATCGCACTATTTTTACTAACTACTTTAAGGCACCTTCGTTTATGAGCTTATAAtatctgtgttttttttttatattataggtaaaagAAATGAGTTACGACTCCACCACGAAAATGCAGAGGTTGAAAGAGTTTTGGATATCTAAAGCGAGTGCTGATCAGCGCAAGGGACGAGCCGGTCGAACGGGTACGGGGATGTATAAAGTCTTAGTATTCACTCTTTTCattactgtaggtacctacataaaaaaagagaaaagcaaatctatgtatatacctatttttctaagttttttgaGAAGAGTTCTTGAAAGAATGtgggaattaaataaaactgtcaaacaaATGCTGGTCTCCCAAACCTCAGGTCCTGGAGTCTGCTACCGTATATACTCGGAGCAGCAATACACCGACATGGAGCCGTTCAGTACGCCGGAAGTATCGCGAGTGCCTCTAGCGTCACTGCTACTGCTCATGAGCTCGCTAGGAGTTAACGATGTTAGAAGATTCCCGTTCCTGGATGCACCGCCTGAGGAGGCTGTGGAAAATGCTTTGCTTGAGTTGAAGCAACATGTAAGTAATTAAGATATAACAGATATGAAATATTATAGATTATAGAATGTgtttttttagtatattttggGGTTTTAGAGACCTAGAGTAAAAACCTTTAACAAAAACAACCAATTGATAAGTTAATAGTgtcgaattaaaaaatatatattttgtgtcaAATGTGCTTAATATGCATGTCAAGTGTgttaacaataattgttttctttacaagtcTAGACGTTGATATTATATATTGGAACACATATTTGTCTGTTTATGTGTCTAATATCTATCCCACAAGTGCCAAAAACAATAGTTTATGTCACATAGGTACACATTAAGGAGtcttaattatttctttaccGTTTTCCAGGGAGCCCTAACCTCTAACGAGAAACTAACAGCCCTAGGTCGGACCCTTGCCAACCTCCCAGTAGAGGTGTGTCTAGCTAAAACCCTAGTGCTAGGCGCGGCCAGTCTGCCGCCACACAAGTTAGACTCAGCTCTAGCACTAGCGGCCGCTCTAGGCATACGGTCTATTTATACTACGAGAGCACATCGAGATTTTGAATGTGAGGTaagataataaactttattgtctttttttttaatatctatcaTATAAAATCTAAAGTTCATCCattcactcactgactcacttaTGAACCCACCCAATCACATACCCACCCACCCACTTACTCACTCAAACCCACTCACTCACCAACTCACTCACCCACTCACCCACTCACTCACTCAATCACTCATTTCCTTACTCACCCACTCACTACAGAACCTCGAAAACTGCAAGATATTGTCCAAATCTGCCAGTAGAGGTGTGTCTAGCTAAAACCCTAGTGCTAGGCGCGGCCAGCCTGCCGCCACACAAGTTAGACTCAGCTCTAGCACTGGCGGCCGCGCTGGGCATACGGTCTATTTATACTACGAGAGCGCATCGAGATTTTGAATGTGAGGTAAGATGATTCTACTTTACTGTATTTTGGATGTAGATATATAATTTTTCACAAAAGCAAAACACTATATCTATTTGTACAATAACCGACTCATTCACTCACTCACTAACCAACCCACTCACGGACCTACTCGTTCACTCACTCAATCATTCATCTTCCTACTCATTCACTTGCTAACCCACCCACTCACTCACATAACCACTGAGACAAATAATCTCAGACACTACAACAGCTAGTCTTTCCATGAGGGTTTCATTTAGAACTTGAACCCCTAAAAGGGCTAGAAGGGgtgtaaaattaaaagttaaattgcAGAAATACGCAAAATGAGGCAACGAAAGAAAcgtttacatacattacttTATATTACAGAATGCACGTAAACCAGACGAATCAGACCATGGGGATCCGTTAACCCTTCTCTCTCTATACTGCGCTTGGTTGAGAGAAAAACGAGACACACGAGGCGGTCGCGCCTGGTGTAGACGACGCGGCATTGAAGAACAACGGCTTTACGAGCTTACTAAACTTGCTGCACAACTTAGGAGCTTATTACAGGTGAGATAAGGTTCACTTTTGAGTACAGTAGAACAGTGCTAAGACATTATGGGTGGCTTTATAAGATCATCATATCGGCActatataactttatttacttcatatgtatatattcatattttgtttttcagggCAACAATTTGATGGAAACCCCAGAGCCTGAATCAATGTCGTCAGCTGAAAGAGCTCTGAGACATGGGCAAATGAAACAACTGAAAGATGCAAGACGGTAAATgtgttaatgttttaataaatatagcaTGTGTTCCGAGATTATAACTCAGTAGAGGTATACTACCTAGTGCTCTTGACATCACGAATCGATGGCTTAATGTCGATTTGTTCCGAAATATGCTGGCTTTGAAATTGAAGATTGATGCCGTATGAATTGTGTTTGTGTTCGTGTAAATGTCTCTCTTGTCACACTTAGTTCTTACAATAAACCATTTAAAATCGTTTAAACTTATTTTCACGCACATACATATATTGAACACAATAAGTAACACTGTCTCACTACTCACAACCACTTTCCAGTACATTGAGTCATATTTCGAAACTCTAAATTcgatttattcttttgtttaatttcgtTCTTTATTCAAACATTTCACAGCCAATACAAACAGAAAGCGGCCAACGATATGAAACGCAAGAAGCGCCTCAAATTTGACTCCTGGGAGATCGTCGACGAGAACACGAATGACGACGATGACGTCATCGATATTCGTGACGTCGAGTTCCGTTTGACGAACGATGCGCAGCGCATACAGTCGCTTATAGCGGGCTCTAGCACTTCCAGTGGGAGGGATCTTGTTATGTTGAAGGTAACATGAATTCATAAAAGTAAGATTTAATCTTGATACTACATTCTTCTAAAACTGGAGTAGTACTTTTATTGTGACTGAAATTCAGAGTTTATTACGTGAGCCATCTGTGACCATGTTGAATCTTCAGCACGAACGCAATGCCGGCCCGTTTCGTTACTATTCAGTTATTCGttactataataatttatttttaattatgttttcttttcagATAGTGTTATGCAGAGCGCTGTACCCACAAGTAGCTGTAGCTGATGCGTTTAATCATCATAAGGTAAGCGTTTTTAGGATACCTTCTTTCACTTTTGTGAACAAGAGAAACTACCctcttcaacaaaaaaatgtttaaaacagtTGGTAAACGACGAGGATAttcgcaaacaaacaaaaaatacaaacatccgaattgagaacctttttGTTAAGTCGGTTAAACAACTATAATTCATTGTTTTCACTCATTTGAGAACATctcttatttaaaactaaattattcccGAAAtgattggggtcggcttccagtctaaccggatgtagctgagtaccagtgctttacaaggagcgactgccctatctgaccccctcaacccagttacccggacaacccaataccccttattCACCAAAATGACAATGTTCCATTTACTTCATCATGAGCAATGCCTTGCATAGAACTTTATGTATACACTTATTTTT encodes:
- the LOC110384270 gene encoding probable ATP-dependent RNA helicase DHX34 isoform X1 — encoded protein: MGRSPSPSRGSHYKRRRSRSRDRDRHKIRKISPSPSTSKSDEDFSFTNYKRDFNKILQYSNESNTVVNNLDDFWTFLKKYEATLKKAGKPIIDFGPEENSDENSYSKFHCINFTTSIKYVDTVSHDRDRRKLDSKLFKAFLNIVSVYIDFKNKEKFDKLRKLRQAQKDLPVAKYRNEIVAAVQNERVVVVAGDTGCGKSTQVPQYLHQAGFESIACTQPRRIACVSLSKRVAYEMLTQFETKVGYQIRFEKSKTADTKICFITEGLLLRQMSSENLPNYDVIILDEVHERHLMGDFLLGILKCLIHTRTDIKLVLMSATINIKLFEDYFSAESAVVIQVPGRLFPIQLNYKPVFIEDKPTRDDRLDPQPYVQVMQLIDSKYPRDERGDLLIFMSGVQEITAICDAAQQYAEKTKNWIVLPLHSGLSLAEQDKVFDYPPEGVRKCIVSTNIAETSVTIDGIRFVVDSGKVKEMSYDSTTKMQRLKEFWISKASADQRKGRAGRTGPGVCYRIYSEQQYTDMEPFSTPEVSRVPLASLLLLMSSLGVNDVRRFPFLDAPPEEAVENALLELKQHGALTSNEKLTALGRTLANLPVEVCLAKTLVLGAASLPPHKLDSALALAAALGIRSIYTTRAHRDFECENARKPDESDHGDPLTLLSLYCAWLREKRDTRGGRAWCRRRGIEEQRLYELTKLAAQLRSLLQGNNLMETPEPESMSSAERALRHGQMKQLKDARRQYKQKAANDMKRKKRLKFDSWEIVDENTNDDDDVIDIRDVEFRLTNDAQRIQSLIAGSSTSSGRDLVMLKIVLCRALYPQVAVADAFNHHKSVAEQLYHTWSKPFVFLHPTSYFGKQPRTLQLTEEDIQTDLPPSYDGKLPVSGRHQILCYLSLLETTKPYIVNSMRMPAAQTLLLLAHSIDTNIGFTRIVCDSWLLLEFPYPETGLNLLLKAVKLRQRWDLLINRRLADANPTKSVESELEKQNQQKISYEEIQHELSCDMSAYMTSEVYYTIKRLMPGDLKVMYYGSDEAHPSVDPNPFDETFVCRPHEKKGGVYVTDNVVYNCVIDTLWSSLTYEETYNIPWTCPNCEITVCLSPVERLQHTHFICSAKEVKKQEPAKTTREIKPNAKEYTCDICKETLYMTPVEILRHKKSCKMK
- the LOC110384270 gene encoding probable ATP-dependent RNA helicase DHX34 isoform X2 codes for the protein MSSENLPNYDVIILDEVHERHLMGDFLLGILKCLIHTRTDIKLVLMSATINIKLFEDYFSAESAVVIQVPGRLFPIQLNYKPVFIEDKPTRDDRLDPQPYVQVMQLIDSKYPRDERGDLLIFMSGVQEITAICDAAQQYAEKTKNWIVLPLHSGLSLAEQDKVFDYPPEGVRKCIVSTNIAETSVTIDGIRFVVDSGKVKEMSYDSTTKMQRLKEFWISKASADQRKGRAGRTGPGVCYRIYSEQQYTDMEPFSTPEVSRVPLASLLLLMSSLGVNDVRRFPFLDAPPEEAVENALLELKQHGALTSNEKLTALGRTLANLPVEVCLAKTLVLGAASLPPHKLDSALALAAALGIRSIYTTRAHRDFECENARKPDESDHGDPLTLLSLYCAWLREKRDTRGGRAWCRRRGIEEQRLYELTKLAAQLRSLLQGNNLMETPEPESMSSAERALRHGQMKQLKDARRQYKQKAANDMKRKKRLKFDSWEIVDENTNDDDDVIDIRDVEFRLTNDAQRIQSLIAGSSTSSGRDLVMLKIVLCRALYPQVAVADAFNHHKSVAEQLYHTWSKPFVFLHPTSYFGKQPRTLQLTEEDIQTDLPPSYDGKLPVSGRHQILCYLSLLETTKPYIVNSMRMPAAQTLLLLAHSIDTNIGFTRIVCDSWLLLEFPYPETGLNLLLKAVKLRQRWDLLINRRLADANPTKSVESELEKQNQQKISYEEIQHELSCDMSAYMTSEVYYTIKRLMPGDLKVMYYGSDEAHPSVDPNPFDETFVCRPHEKKGGVYVTDNVVYNCVIDTLWSSLTYEETYNIPWTCPNCEITVCLSPVERLQHTHFICSAKEVKKQEPAKTTREIKPNAKEYTCDICKETLYMTPVEILRHKKSCKMK